In Paramormyrops kingsleyae isolate MSU_618 chromosome 5, PKINGS_0.4, whole genome shotgun sequence, one DNA window encodes the following:
- the prr35 gene encoding proline-rich protein 35 — protein MSKEDLTCKISSGCKHKERKPKKPHYIPRPWGKPYNYKCFQCPFTCMEKSHLYNHMKYSLCKNSLSLLIESDWPYKKGNMLHPDQLRSLQQGPRHRGAGREAPEVFSGAEDQSKAQQTEVTLVDKGLEEIEGHGDMETGQRKGTEVSVPTKEVSDQTDSSTRAAAKRSRQSEADLLITDVFPLDDQLLKHRPAEVETQLKQYKLSKGCLSGPSLLSEQWRLLATSHRKAKSDSSPLSNGSLPCYPPPPAFADCPDPAGLNLSVLGVSYPLSPSLFSYVNPTVPGAASTHSQMGQLPFLASATQFMHPASSSLPHADRPLLSPRFYYPLLCEHAFGAARVDAVKGAKPGQSTPAALDSGSSPGFTPKINLWKVPALRPSPSVAPPASWTSHHHVPVSLEAGYRVTEEKVQPGCKDNKAWGFKSTLDMPLVREHGSKRTGAPMEVLEGPVEKKTTAGCALDLLKNIHITPTISIATDGILHPSSFRSAIHHSKSLEDWNTSFRKSASENLSSEMSPPLKPERVRCLDLAEDRQGGQISETAAALLADFSRALQEYQEAERKVSHLVREDHPSQRPLWEYLCKIRSELSHIHHALEKTTWQNEGPLDLSIKKNLGGTAGGENQCTGETMKGEVIGETEEEDEMEDEEEEGGEREGKAELLESQKQELGVLMKMNAASLAETSPRAMVKTEVLSPGALGLRAAPVEALWPSRTTKCEADSSVLLCPDGRPIVFTDFTAGAKSMKRPASREHLGETLCPPSPLTSNDL, from the exons ATGTCAAAGGAAGATCTGACCTGCAAGATCAGCTCCGGGTGCAAACATAAGGAACGCAAACCCAAGAAACCCCATTACATCCCACGGCCGTGGGGGAAGCCATACAACTACAAATGCTTTCAATGTCCCTTCACCTGCATGGAGAAGTCGCATCTCTACAATCACATGAAATACAGCCTCTGCAAGAACTCTCTCTCCTTGCTGATTGAGTCTGATTGGCCCTACAAGAAGGGGAACATGCTGCACCCAGACCAGCTTCGCTCACTGCAACAAGGGCCGCGCCACCGTGGAGCGGGTAGAGAGGCTCCGGAGGTGTTCTCGGGCGCCGAGGACCAATCAAAGGCGCAGCAGACAGAGGTCACTTTAGTGGACAAAGGTCTGGAAGAGATTGAAGGCCATGGTGACATGGAAACAGGGCAGAGAAAGGGAACTGAAGTAAGCGTCCCAACAAAAGAGGTTAGCGACCAAACGGACAGCTCTACCAGGGCTGCCGCGAAGAGATCCAGGCAGTCGGAAGCAGACCTTTTGATCACAGATGTTTTTCCTCTGGATGATCAGCTTCTCAAACACCGACCCGCAGAGGTCGAGACCCAGCTGAAGCAGTACAAACTGTCCAAAGGCTGTCTGTCAGGCCCCAGTCTGCTGTCTGAACAGTGGCGCTTGCTGGCTACCAGTCACAGGAAGGCGAAATCGGACAGTTCGCCACTCAGCAATGGCTCCTTACCCTGCTACCCCCCACCGCCAGCCTTTGCGGACTGCCCAGACCCGGCTGGGCTGAACCTCTCCGTCCTCGGTGTGAGTTACCCACTAAGTCCCAGCCTCTTTTCTTATGTCAACCCCACAGTTCCTGGTGCAGCCTCGACTCACAGTCAGATGGGTCAGCTCCCATTCTTAGCGTCAGCCACGCAGTTCATGCACCCGGCGTCGAGCTCACTCCCCCATGCCGACAGGCCCCTCCTCTCGCCGCGCTTCTATTACCCTCTTCTCTGCGAGCACGCATTCGGAGCGGCGCGAGTCGATGCTGTCAAGGGAGCAAAGCCAGGCCAGTCCACTCCAGCCGCACTGGATTCCGGTTCTTCTCCCGGTTTCACGCCAAAAATCAACCTGTGGAAGGTCCCTGCCCTCCGGCCCAGTCCTAGCGTGGCTCCTCCAGCTTCCTGGACGTCCCATCATCATGTGCCAGTGTCCCTAGAGGCAGGTTACAGGGTGACAGAGGAGAAAGTGCAGCCTGGGTGTAAAGACAACAAAGCGTGGGGCTTCAAGTCAACCCTTGACATGCCTCTAGTAAGAGAACATGGTAGCAAGAGGACAGGAGCCCCCATGGAGGTCCTTGAGGGCCCAGTAGAAAAGAAGACAACAGCAGGGTGTGCTCTGGATCTCCTCAAGAACATCCACATCACCCCAACGATCTCTATAGCCACTGACGGCATCCTTCATCCCAGTAG TTTTCGATCTGCCATTCATCATTCAAAGTCTTTGGAAGACTGGAATACAAGTTTCAGGAAAAGTGCTTCAGAAAATCTATCGAGTGAAATGTCGCCCCCACTGAAGCCTGAGAGGGTGAGATGTCTGGACCTGGCAGAGGACAGACAGGGGGGGCAGATCTCAGAGACTGCAGCAGCGCTGCTGGCTGACTTCAGCAGGGCCCTGCAGGAATACCAGGAGGCTGAGCGCAAGGTCTCACACCTGGTGAGGGAAGACCACCCAAGCCAGCGGCCCCTCTGGGAGTACCTGTGTAAGATCCGCAGTGAGCTCTCCCACATCCACCACGCGCTGGAGAAGACCACCTGGCAGAACGAGGGACCCTTGGACCTCTCCATCAAAAAGAACTTAGGGGGGACGGCAGGTGGAGAGAACCAATGCACAGGGGAGACCATGAAGGGGGAAGTGATTGGAGAGACAGAAGAGGAGGATGAAatggaggatgaagaggaggagggaggcGAAAGAGAGGGGAAGGCAGAATTGCTGGAAAGTCAAAAGCAGGAACTAGGGGTCCTAATGAAGATGAACGCCGCAAGCCTGGCTGAAACGAGTCCCAGGGCCATGGTGAAGACGGAGGTGCTGTCCCCCGGTGCCCTGGGGCTCCGGGCCG